Proteins from a genomic interval of Gordonia sp. SL306:
- the purE gene encoding 5-(carboxyamino)imidazole ribonucleotide mutase, with amino-acid sequence MIMGSDSDWPTMEAAAEALAEFGVPFEVGVVSAHRTPQRMLDYAAGAAARGISVIIAGAGGAAHLPGMVASATPLPVIGVPVQLRTLDGLDSLLSIVQMPAGVPVATVSIGGARNAGLLAIRILGSADAGLRSRMEDFQKGLEAMVLEKDQALRDKLLGEG; translated from the coding sequence CTGATCATGGGTAGCGATTCCGACTGGCCGACGATGGAGGCGGCCGCCGAGGCGTTGGCGGAGTTCGGTGTCCCGTTCGAGGTCGGTGTCGTCTCGGCGCACCGCACTCCCCAGCGCATGCTCGACTACGCGGCCGGCGCTGCGGCGCGCGGTATCTCGGTCATCATCGCGGGCGCCGGAGGAGCCGCCCACCTGCCCGGCATGGTCGCTTCGGCGACGCCGCTGCCGGTGATCGGGGTCCCCGTCCAGCTGCGCACCCTCGACGGACTGGACTCGTTGCTGTCGATCGTGCAGATGCCCGCGGGTGTCCCGGTGGCGACGGTGTCGATCGGTGGGGCTCGCAATGCGGGTCTCCTGGCGATCCGGATCCTCGGGTCTGCGGATGCCGGGTTGCGTTCTCGCATGGAGGATTTCCAGAAGGGTCTGGAAGCCATGGTGCTCGAGAAGGATCAGGCGTTGCGCGACAAACTCCTCGGGGAGGGCTGA
- the def gene encoding peptide deformylase, translated as MPVAELLRLGTPRTIVRWGDPVLHTPARPVTDFGTELQQLLADMFATNDAAHGAGLAAQQIGVDLAVFIYDCTDDTGARRTGVVCNPAITLPEGGARRLVSYGEGCLSLPGAYTDVDRPDVATCEGRDQYGEPIVVTAGGTLGRCLQHETDHINGMVFGDRLATRARKRLQRMFDEGAHHYPDDWPQSPSGR; from the coding sequence ATGCCCGTCGCCGAACTGCTGAGACTGGGAACACCCCGGACCATCGTCCGGTGGGGTGATCCGGTGCTGCACACTCCCGCACGGCCGGTCACGGATTTCGGGACGGAACTACAACAGCTCCTCGCCGACATGTTCGCCACCAACGACGCCGCGCACGGCGCCGGCCTGGCCGCACAGCAGATCGGCGTCGACCTCGCCGTCTTCATCTACGACTGCACCGACGACACCGGTGCTCGGCGCACAGGTGTCGTGTGCAATCCGGCGATCACGCTTCCCGAAGGGGGTGCCCGCCGACTCGTGTCCTACGGCGAGGGGTGTCTGTCGCTCCCGGGTGCTTACACCGACGTCGACCGACCCGACGTCGCCACCTGCGAGGGCCGCGACCAATACGGCGAGCCGATCGTCGTCACCGCGGGTGGAACGCTCGGCCGCTGCCTCCAGCACGAAACCGATCACATCAACGGCATGGTGTTCGGCGATCGACTCGCCACACGAGCGCGCAAGCGACTCCAGCGCATGTTCGACGAAGGGGCACACCATTACCCCGACGACTGGCCGCAATCTCCGTCAGGTCGGTAG
- a CDS encoding dienelactone hydrolase family protein, protein MADDSLDDFTARDVTVGSTTHRVYTQGSGPAVIVIAEMPGISPKVADFARKVASRGLTAVMPSLFGVDGRDPQPSNLGAVGAARNMVGTMVRACISREFTVLATGKSSPITDWLRGLAAEEHERCGGPGVGAVGMCFTGGFALAMATDDRLLAPVLSQPSLPFGVIPARNRSIDISDADLARVKSRCAAGLQVMGLRFDGDPLSPRGRFDFLREQLGNAFLAVELPDSAANPDSMLPKPHSVLTEDLIDEPGQPTYDTREKVLDFFVEKLVTTST, encoded by the coding sequence ATGGCCGACGATTCGCTCGACGATTTCACCGCTCGCGACGTCACCGTCGGGAGCACGACCCATCGCGTGTACACACAGGGTTCGGGACCGGCGGTGATCGTGATCGCCGAGATGCCCGGGATCAGCCCCAAGGTTGCCGATTTCGCCCGAAAGGTCGCGAGCCGAGGGCTGACCGCGGTGATGCCGTCGCTGTTCGGGGTGGACGGCCGCGACCCGCAACCATCGAATCTCGGTGCCGTCGGCGCCGCCCGGAACATGGTCGGGACGATGGTGCGCGCCTGCATCAGTCGTGAATTCACCGTGCTGGCAACGGGTAAGTCCTCGCCGATCACCGATTGGCTGCGCGGCCTCGCAGCCGAGGAACACGAACGCTGCGGCGGACCCGGCGTGGGTGCCGTCGGGATGTGCTTCACCGGCGGTTTCGCTCTCGCCATGGCCACCGACGACCGATTGCTCGCGCCGGTGCTGTCCCAGCCGTCGCTCCCCTTCGGCGTCATCCCCGCGCGCAACCGGTCGATCGACATCAGCGACGCCGACCTCGCCCGGGTGAAATCCCGCTGCGCCGCCGGACTCCAGGTGATGGGCCTGCGTTTCGACGGTGACCCGCTGTCCCCGCGCGGCCGATTCGATTTCCTCCGAGAGCAACTCGGCAACGCCTTCCTCGCCGTCGAACTGCCCGATTCGGCGGCGAATCCCGATTCGATGCTGCCGAAACCACATTCGGTGCTGACCGAAGATCTGATCGACGAACCGGGACAGCCCACCTACGACACCCGCGAGAAGGTGCTCGATTTCTTTGTCGAGAAGCTGGTGACGACATCGACATGA
- a CDS encoding nitroreductase family deazaflavin-dependent oxidoreductase gives MKIPSAVARFNKVVTNPIQRQWAPRLAPWAMIEHVGRKSGTEYTIPVLAWVDDDRVSIVLTYGRHTDWVRNVQAAGGFGITRKSQHHKVVRPRIIPSDSPDVARGARLFARFFDSVLTGTIVDG, from the coding sequence ATGAAGATCCCCAGTGCGGTAGCCCGTTTCAACAAGGTGGTCACCAATCCGATCCAGCGTCAATGGGCGCCACGCCTCGCGCCGTGGGCCATGATCGAGCATGTCGGACGCAAGTCCGGTACCGAATACACGATTCCGGTGCTGGCATGGGTCGATGACGACCGGGTGTCCATCGTGCTGACCTACGGCCGCCACACCGATTGGGTTCGCAACGTACAGGCCGCGGGTGGGTTCGGGATCACCCGGAAGTCGCAGCACCACAAGGTCGTCAGGCCGCGGATCATCCCGTCGGACTCCCCCGACGTCGCGCGCGGCGCACGTCTGTTCGCCCGGTTTTTCGATTCCGTCCTGACCGGGACGATCGTCGACGGCTGA
- a CDS encoding YdcF family protein, with protein sequence MAAAPAAASPTTMFNGIMSTVGGCQTPIPDLIKWCTDTERLTPEVPMMLQLNPFGTRIVILGAGLNRDGSMKPVLVTRLQAGLSLARGFPPAGIITTGGLPRGGRTEAQAMRAWLIAHGVPAARIATENQSRTTVENARYTARILAAGRATGAVVVSSPTHVKRAMLNFRTAVNGSIPVAGVISGYTNGAPPVGSGSGSFGSS encoded by the coding sequence ATGGCCGCCGCCCCCGCGGCGGCGTCACCGACCACGATGTTCAACGGGATCATGTCGACCGTCGGTGGCTGCCAGACGCCGATTCCAGACCTGATCAAATGGTGCACCGACACCGAGCGCCTGACGCCCGAGGTGCCCATGATGCTCCAGCTCAACCCGTTCGGGACACGCATCGTGATCCTCGGCGCGGGCCTGAACCGGGACGGGTCGATGAAACCCGTGCTGGTCACCCGCCTGCAGGCGGGACTGTCACTGGCGCGGGGTTTCCCGCCTGCGGGCATCATCACCACGGGCGGTCTGCCGCGGGGTGGGCGGACCGAGGCCCAGGCGATGCGGGCGTGGTTGATCGCCCATGGCGTACCGGCCGCCCGGATCGCCACCGAGAACCAATCGCGGACAACGGTGGAGAATGCCAGGTACACCGCTCGGATCCTCGCCGCCGGTCGGGCAACGGGTGCGGTGGTGGTCAGCAGCCCGACCCATGTGAAGCGCGCGATGCTGAATTTCCGGACGGCGGTCAACGGGTCGATCCCGGTTGCCGGGGTGATCTCGGGATACACCAACGGCGCTCCCCCCGTCGGCTCCGGCAGCGGGTCCTTCGGATCGAGCTGA
- a CDS encoding TIGR03089 family protein — translation MSAPTITSAVFDAVADWSQPLLTYYDHASGERTELSGATLGNWAAKSANFFVDELGLGPDDEVLVDLPEHWQTAAILLGAWWAGTHVRLPGSDVDGSTSGAVVTSADRLGGYDDAEEVLVASLDPFAMGVRDLPVGVTDFASAVRVHGDQYSMSRRVTGPALDGEPADDVLAAARAAADADGIVAGARVLTVRPWHTRDQVVGNLLAPLVVGASLIAVSHADEARLAGLADTERAGLTLR, via the coding sequence ATGAGCGCACCGACGATCACCTCCGCCGTCTTCGACGCGGTCGCCGACTGGTCGCAGCCGCTGCTCACCTACTACGACCATGCGAGCGGTGAACGAACCGAGTTGTCCGGGGCGACCCTGGGCAACTGGGCCGCCAAGTCGGCCAACTTCTTCGTCGACGAACTGGGTCTCGGGCCCGACGACGAGGTCCTCGTGGATCTTCCGGAGCATTGGCAGACCGCGGCCATCCTGCTCGGCGCCTGGTGGGCGGGCACGCATGTCCGGCTGCCCGGCAGCGACGTCGACGGGTCGACGTCCGGTGCGGTGGTGACATCAGCCGACCGGCTCGGCGGATACGACGACGCCGAAGAGGTCCTCGTCGCCTCGCTGGATCCGTTCGCGATGGGTGTGCGCGACCTCCCGGTCGGGGTCACCGATTTCGCGAGCGCCGTTCGCGTGCACGGTGACCAGTACTCCATGTCCCGCCGGGTCACCGGGCCAGCACTCGACGGCGAACCCGCCGACGATGTGCTCGCCGCGGCACGGGCGGCGGCGGATGCCGACGGAATCGTCGCGGGGGCGCGGGTCCTCACCGTGCGGCCCTGGCACACCCGCGACCAGGTCGTCGGAAATCTGCTGGCGCCCCTGGTCGTCGGCGCCTCGCTGATCGCGGTCTCCCATGCCGACGAGGCACGCCTCGCCGGGCTCGCCGACACCGAGCGAGCCGGACTCACCCTCCGCTGA